In the genome of Planococcus donghaensis, the window TGGATAAGCGCCTATTACTTGAAAGTCTTGACTCGACTCTAACAGTTTATGACCTGTCCCAGCAGGTAACAGGACAACATCACCTGTACTTACACGAAAATTTTCGCCATGGTCTCCGCCAATACGCAGCACGGCGGAACCGCTGCGAACTCCTAACACTTCATGTGTATTGCTATGGTAATGATGATAGTTAAAGACCCCGCCAGTCCAGCTATTTCGCCATCCATGGCCATTAAATACTTGTTCAATTTTTTCGGGGTTCGCTTTAAAAACTGCTGGGTAATAAATTACGCTAAGCGTTGAATTATTCGGGATACTGCCATCGTCTTTGAAATAAAAATAGTGTGCGTTAACGATAGGGATCAGCTCCTATTTACTTAAGATTAGTCACTTGAGTTTAACGTCTGAATAAACTGTTCAAGTCGATTCATCCCTTCTTCAAGAACAGTCATGCTATAAGCATAAGAAATCCGTACAAATCCTTCACCATATTTTGTAAATGCAGAACCCGGCACTGCTGCTACTCCGCCTTCTCTTAATAACCGCATCGCAAAATCAAAAGAAGTCATACCAAATTTTTCAATGGAAGGGAAAATATAAAACGCACCTTTTGGCAAAATTACGTCGATGCCCATATCCGTTAAACGTTTATAGACAAAATCCCTTCGTTCAATATATTCTTTGTTCATTTCAGCAGGTATATGACGCTGATTTTTCATGGCTTCAAGTGCCGCGTATTGACTTGGTACAGCCGCACAAATAGCATTGTACTGGTGAACTTTCAACACGTGTTTCATATACATTTCGGGTCCTAACACAAAGCCAATTCGCCAACCTGTCATCGAATGCGATTTCGATAAACCATGTACGAGAAATGTTCGGTTACGCAATTTTTCAAAGCGCGCAAACGTTGTATGCTTTTCACCATATGAATTTTCACTATAAATTTCATCGGTAACGATGAATACCTCATGTCTCTCAAGAACTGCTGCAACTTTTTCGAGTTGAGTCGATTCCATGGTGACACCTGTCGGATTAGAAGGGAAATTCATCAATACCGCTTTTGTACGATCTGTGATTAACTCTTCAAGACGCTCAGGGTCTGGTTGAAAACCAGTATCTGAAGTATCCAAATAAATGACTTTTCCTCCACAAAGCTGAATAATCGGCTCGTAGCCCGGATACGCTGGAGCAGGTATGATAACCTCGTCTCCTTCTTCTAAAATCGCTCGAAAAAGCGAGTCTAATCCTTCGCTGGCCCCGTTGGTTACAATAATTTCTGTTTGCGGATTAAATTTCAACGCATACGTATCTTGAAAAAAAGAAGCGATTTCCGCTCTTAACTCAAACAATCCTGCATTATGTGTATAGCTAGTTTGATTGTTTTGAATGGCTGTGACTGCTGCTTGTTTTACCGCTTCTGGCGTTGGAAAATCAGGCTGTCCGATTGTTAAATTAATCGCTTCGGGATAATCGATTAATTGATTTGAAAACTGACGAATGCCGGAAATTTGAATAGATTCAATGCGTCTATTAATTGAGATGCTCATAGGTGACAACCTTTCTCTTAACTAAATCGACCATAAGAAAAGAAAGCTCTTCTTTAGCTCAATTGATAGTGAAAATTTTCGTTATTCATAAAGCCCTGGTAACCATAAAGATAGCGCCGGAATAAATGTAATAATAAGCAAACAAACAATCATTGAAAGCAAGAATGGAATTACCGCAAAGGCAATTTTCTCAAAACGAACGCCACCGACACTCGATGCCACAAATAAGTTAACACCAAGAGGTGGTGTGACAAATCCAATTGCTAAGTTGGCTACTAAAATAACCCCAAAATGCACAGGGTCTACGCCCACACTCACCACAATCGGCAGTAAAATGGGTGTTAATACCACTAATGCTGAAATGGTATCGATAAACATTCCGACTACAAGCAGCAATAAGTTAATCGCCAGTAAAATAACGAGGGGATTACTCGATAACGCCGTTAAATAATCAGAGATTTCTCCAGGAATTTGTTCAATGGTCATAAAATAAGCAAATGATACAGATAATCCGATGATGATCATAGTGGTGGAATTTATCACAATCGCTTGTCGAAAGCTTTCGTAAAGACCTTGC includes:
- a CDS encoding cupin domain-containing protein encodes the protein MPNNSTLSVIYYPAVFKANPEKIEQVFNGHGWRNSWTGGVFNYHHYHSNTHEVLGVRSGSAVLRIGGDHGENFRVSTGDVVLLPAGTGHKLLESSQDFQVIGAYPEGKSHNLKTGKVEERPFVLDDIQNTPVPKTDPVFGSSGPVTEHWA
- a CDS encoding aminotransferase class I/II-fold pyridoxal phosphate-dependent enzyme, producing MSISINRRIESIQISGIRQFSNQLIDYPEAINLTIGQPDFPTPEAVKQAAVTAIQNNQTSYTHNAGLFELRAEIASFFQDTYALKFNPQTEIIVTNGASEGLDSLFRAILEEGDEVIIPAPAYPGYEPIIQLCGGKVIYLDTSDTGFQPDPERLEELITDRTKAVLMNFPSNPTGVTMESTQLEKVAAVLERHEVFIVTDEIYSENSYGEKHTTFARFEKLRNRTFLVHGLSKSHSMTGWRIGFVLGPEMYMKHVLKVHQYNAICAAVPSQYAALEAMKNQRHIPAEMNKEYIERRDFVYKRLTDMGIDVILPKGAFYIFPSIEKFGMTSFDFAMRLLREGGVAAVPGSAFTKYGEGFVRISYAYSMTVLEEGMNRLEQFIQTLNSSD